In Candidatus Manganitrophus morganii, the genomic window CATTCACACCGTCGAGGCCTCCTTCGAGCCGGAACGCGCCCTCCCCTGCGCCAAGCGCCTCGCCAAGCTGATGCCGGGGGCGGGACATCTGGTCCACATGCCGGCCCATGTCTACATCCGGGTCGGGATGTACAAAGAGGCCGAGGAGGCCAACGTCCACGCCATCCACGCCGATGAGAACTTTATCCAGGACCGGAAAGCGCAAGGTTTCTACACGATGGCCTACTACCCGCACAACATTCACTTTCTCTACGCGGCGGCGGCGATGGCCGGAAGGAGTGAAGTGGCGATTCAAGCGGCGCGGAATCTGGTGGAGAAGGTCCCCGATGAATTGGTGCGGGGGGTCCCGCCGCTCGAGATGTTCAAGCCGACCGCCTATTTCGCCCTGACCCGGTTCGGAAAGTGGGAAGAGATTTTGAAGGAGCCGGCTCCGGCGGCCGAATTTAAATACACCACCGGCATCTGGCACTACGCCCGCGGGCGCGCCCTCGCGGCGACCGGAAAAATGGAAGAAGCCCAAGCGGAGCTCGATTCATTGGCGAAGCTGGCCGAAGAGGTCGGCCCCGACCTGATCATCAGCATCAACTCGGGCAAGGCGCTCCTCCAGATCGCAACCAAAGTCCTCTCCGGAGAGATCGCCGCCGGTGAGGGCCGGACCGACGACGCGGTTAAGGCGCTCAACGAAGCGGTCGAGATCGAGGACCGCCTCGTCTACGAGGAGCCGCCCCCCTGGTATCAGCCGGTCCGCCAGAATCTCGGCGCGGTCTTTCTGGCGGCGGAGCGCCCGGAAGAGGCCGAGCAGGTTTATCTGGAAGATCTGAAGCGAAATCCGAACAACGGCTGGTCGTTCTACGGCCTCATGAAAAGCCGCAAAGCCCAAGGGAAAAAGAAGGAAGCGGCGTCGGCGAAGAAACGTTTCGAAAAAGCGTGGGAGCGGGCCGACGTCAAACTCACCGCCTCGCGATTCTAATAGCATCTCTTCCCAAGACAGACCGCCGCCGGGTCGCCGGCGACCCTGGCGGCGGATCTTTTTTATCCCCGCACAACCTCTTCCGTCTTGATCTTTGTCGAAAGAATCGTTAGGATAGCAGCCGGAACAGATTCCGAAAGGTCATCAGCATGGAAATCTTTGAACCCTATCCGGCGTTTCGGTGGATCGTGGCGCTCCTCTTCGCCGGCTATCTTCTATACGACCTGATCGAACTGAGGGCCTGGTACCGCGCGCTCCCGCGGATGGTCCAACGGATCGTCTTCTTAAAGCTTCTTCAACTTCGTTCCCGCGCATTGAAGGTGGAACTGTCACTGATCGTGATCCTCTTTTTTGTTCAGGGCTGGCTCACGGTCCTTTTGTTGAAAGGGTAATCGTCGATGGCATGGCAAGTCTGGATCAATATCGGAAAGGTCCTCAGCCCTTTTGTAACCGCGCGGATGGCGGAAAGGGTCCGGGAGAAAACCGACCTTTACATCGATCGGAAGCGGAATGAATTTGTCTCCCACGCCCGCACCGAGGCGGACCGATTCGCGGCGGAGCAGATGCTCTTGATCGAAGCGAAGGTCGACGCCAAGATCGATGAGATCGAGCGGCGGTTCGACGCATTGATCGAAAAAGAAATCCGCACCAAACTCCGCATCTTGATCCTCACCCTCGCCGCCGTCATCCTGATGAGCCTTCTCTCGCTGGGATACCTTTATTTAAAACGGAGGATGGGGCTGTGAGGAATATTCGCGGAATGAGGAATTCGGAATGAAAAACAAACGGAGCGACACCCCTTGATCCGAACCTACGAAGAACTCCTCCGCACCGCCGACGCCTTCACCGATTCCCGCACACTGATCGCCGGGGTGGAGCTCGACCTCTTTACCCATATCGGGAAGAAACCGGCGACGGCGAAGGAGATCGCCCGCAGGGCGGATGCCTCCCCGGAAGGGGTGGAATTCCTCCTCAACGCCCTGACCGGGATGGGCCTCCTCGCCAAGTCGGGCGAACGCTATCGTAACACCCCCCTTAGCCGAACCTACCTCGACACCGCCAGCATCCAATCGATCACCAATTTCATCTGGCTCGCCGGCCAGCATTGGGACGACTGGATCGGTCTGGCCGACGCCGTCCGAAAGGGCCGCCGGCCGAAGAAACGTCCTCCGCCCGACAATCCGGCCTTCCGCAAACATTTTTCCAAAGCCCTTCATGAGCGAAGCTTCTACCTTGCCCCGAAGATCCTCCGCCCCATCGACCTGCGCGGCGCCCGGACCCTTCTCGACCTCGGGGGGGGGGCCGGCTCGTACGCTTTCGCCCTGCTGGTCAAATATCCCGAACTTCACGCCACCATCTTCGACCGCCCGGCGGCGGTCAAAGTCGCCCTTGCCGAAGCAAAGCGCGCAGACCTCTCGGAACAGGTCGACGTCATCGGAGGGGATCTCTTCAGCGACGACTACGGCGGGCCGTATGACGTGATCTTCTACTCCAATGTGGTCCACATCTACTCCCCCGAAGAAAACCGCCGGGTTTTGAAGAAAATCAAAAAGGCCTTAAAACCGGGCGGCCGGCTCATCATCGTCGAATATTTTCTCGACAAAGACCAGGCCCATCCCCCCGACGTCTCCTCCTTCAACCTGATGATGCTTCTCTTCACCGAACGCGGCCGCTGCTACACCTGGCAGGAGGCGACGGCCTGGCTGAAGCGCGCCGGCTTTTCACGCTTCCGCCGGACGCGGGTCGATGGGAAGATCGGAATTCTGGAGGCGACCTTGAAAACCGCTCGGAGAAAAAAACCTTCCCCTCAGCGTCGGTAGGCTGCCCCAACCGTTCAACACACATTAAATAGTTGTAAACCGCGCTCCCGCTATTTTAGAATAAAGTGTCGTCTTTGATGGGCATTTCATCGCTCGCCCTGAACCGCCCGCCCGCTGTGTAAGTCCTCAATGAGGACCGGCTTATGAACCGGCTGAATCAGGCCATTCTCTTTTTGCTTCTCTTTTTATCGATGGCCGCCTGTATCGAGTACCCCAACAGACATAGAGAGACCCCCGGCGTGAGAACCAATCCGATCTTCTCCCTCCAAGATCCCGGTCCGCCCTACCAGGCGATTCAGCGGACCGTTTTTCATCAGGACGACGGTTACCTCGTTGAAGAAGTTCACCTCGGCGCCATGACGGTCCGCGTCTGGCAGCCGGAGGGGGATGGACCCTTTCCGGCGATCCTCCTGCTCCCCGGCATCTGGGGCGACCGCATCATTTCAGGTTTTGCGCAAGAGCTCGTCAAAAAGGGATTCATTTGTTTGCAGTTCAGCAGCCAGCGCTACCTGACCGGCCTCCGCAGCGCCGCTGTGAGGCTCGACACCCTCGCGGAGCTGATCCGGCTGCAAGTGGCGGAGGCGGCGCAGCTTGTCGATTGGCTCTCTCGCCAGCCCTCCGTCGATGCAAAACGGATCGGCCTCCTTGGCATCAGTCTCGGCGCGATTGTCGGCACCCTTCTTACGGAAGCCAACGGTCAGATCGAAGCGGCGGCCTATCTCCTCGGCGGGGGAAATCTTCCCGAGATCATGGCCTCCCCACAAGGATATGTCAAAGGAAGAATTCGGGACCGGATCATGCTCGCGAACGGGTGGAGCGCCGAGGAATTCAAACGGGAAGCGATCACCGCGCTGAAACCGGTCGACCCGCTCACCTATGCAGGGCGGCTCGACCCGGAGCGGATCTTGATGGTCAATGGCCGCTTCGACAAGGTGATCCCTCATTCGAACGCCCGAGAACTTTGGAAGGCATTGGGACAGCCCGACTGGATCGTCCTCCCCGCCGGACACTACACCGCTTCATTTTTCGACCGCTACATTCGGTACCGGGTCGCCCGGCATTTTCTGGAAAAATTGACTCCGCAGCAGTCCTTAACTCAAAAATGATTCCGCCACCGCACTGAAATAAGGAGATCGAGATGAGCGTGCATGTCTACGGCTTGGGTCACATTGCAATCGAAGTGGATGACTTGGAGAAGGGGATCGCTTTCTACCAGGATGTCTTCAATCTCGAAAAACTCGATGATGGGGAGGGTGACGCTTTTTTCAAGCTCGGCGAGCATCAGTTCTTGGCCATGTTCGAGGTCGACGAGGTAAAGCCCGACCGGACGCGGCATTTTGCCCTCATCGTGCGGGACGACAAACAGGTGACGGAAGTCCGCGAAAAAGTCGGTAAAAAATATGGGCTCAAGCTAGAACCGCGGTTCCGTTGCGACTTCCGCGATCCGTTCGGCAACCGGATTCAGGTGATTGATTTGCACGACGAGTCGATGGTGTGGCTGCTGCCGTATCAAGAAGTACAGAAGACGGGGATCACATTTTCCGATTAAAGTTTCCCTTCAAACCCCCGCCCCTTTCAACACCGTGAACCGATACTCCAGCACGTTACTTTTACGCCCCGCGTGATCTTGCACGAAGACCTCGAAGCGGTGGGTCTGCCTGGCCGCCCGAGGCGGGACCCCGCTGTGCCCGATGTAGATCCCATCCCCCTTCTTCACATCCCCTTCCAGGCCGTCGTCTCGAAGAGGGATGTCGAGCTCTTCACGTCCCTCCCTCACCTGATGAAGCAGCGGAACAATACCGCCCTGGCTCGCGATCCGAAGCGAGATCGTGTAGATGCTCCCGGCGGGGCCGGACGCGGGAGAGATATCGAGATCGGAAATAACAGGGCTGGGAGGCTCCAGGATGGAAACGGGGGATAGATGCAGCGCCATCAGAGGGATAAAGATCGAGGCCATCAGCTTGAGCATCACCCTTCTCCGCGGAACAAATCAAGTCCGAAGCGCGACCCGGCAGGCAGGAAACCACGGCATGATACTGCGATGCGGAGAGAAAGTCAATTTTGGGATGAAGAAACAGAACCGGTTCTACATCAAATACCGAACGCCCACCGAAATCGGCATTGCGCGGAACGACTCCCCCGCTGCGTCGGGAATACCGTGATCCTCATATTTTATCTCGAAGAAGAGGAGAACATTCGTGTAGGTGAGGACATCAGCTCCGACGCCGAAGGAGAAGGCGAACTTCCGGCTCCGATCGGCGATCGGTTCGGCGTTGAAGTCCGCCCCGTTGAATTGGGTGAAGCCGACATCGGCTCGCAGGTAGGGATCGATGCCGGCCGCCTCTTGTGGAAGGGCCGGACCGAAAAGATATCCCTTCACCCCTAGATAAACCGAGAGCAGCTCCTGATCGTTAAACCGCCCGTTGACGGTCCCCGCGGGGGTCTCCAGCGAAATCTCTTTCGCCCGGTAGAGATGGTAGGCCCCTCCAACGTAGACGGCGACGCGACGGGTGGCGCGATAGCTCAATTCGAGCGCCCCCACGGAGCCCTCCTCATAGAGGTCCGACCAATCCAATCCCGGCTCTTCCTCTCCGATCGGGAGACTGTACCGAAAAGCGGCCGAGAGATCGAACTTCTTCCGTCCCTCCTCTTCCGCCAGGGCCGGTCCGGAAAGGAGGAAAAAAGAGAGAACCGCGCCGATGACCGCTTTCCACACCCTCCGATTTCGAATCATCCTAGCACGCGCTCCCTGTCCCGTATGTACCCTGAATGAACCGCAAAACAAATTCATCATAAACGAAACAACAGGACGAATGCAATTTCTGCAGAATGAAAACGCGGAGTAATTTCGTCCACTTTTACCTTGACGCCTTAGGGAACATTTGCTAATCTTCTTCCCGTCCATCCCCTATCTGGATTCACCTTTAGTGTAGGAAGGCCGCCATGGCGGATGACCAGCGCGCATCAAAACGGGTCCCCTTCATTACAGATATCGACATTGTCGGTGTTGGGAAGCGGCGCACCACGGACCTGAGCGTCGGCGGGATGTACATCGAAATGGTGGCCGATTTTCAGACCGGAGCCGAATTCGAGCTTCGCTTCAAACTGGCCGACGCCGACCCGGACGAAATCCGCGTCCGCGCCCGCGTCCTCTACATCCATCCCGGCATCGGCGCCGGCGTCTCGTTCCTCAATCTCTCCGCCCAAAACGAAGAAAAAATCCGAAAGTGGATCAACCGGGGTTCGAATTAACCGACCCTCAGAAAAGAACGCTGCCGGAGACAAAAAAGGTCAGCACCTGGGATTTCACGTCAAAGTGCTCTCCGGTGGTTGCATCTTTGGTCTTTCCCTTCCCCAGCGCGTAGCGCATCCCCACATCGAACGTAGAAAGTTCATCGATGTAGCCGGCGCCGAGGGTAGCCCCGTACGAATCGACCCGGTCATCCTGCACCGTTGGACGATCATTCAGACGGGGCGCGGCGCTTCGATTCGTATAGAGGCCGAACCGGATCGGGAATTTCGGCCGGATCACCTCTTCAAACCCGAACGCCGCATTCCAAACCGGGCGGATGTCGATCTGCCTCGATGAAACAGAATAACCGGCGGAACCATAGTAGGAGAGATCAAAGGAGAATGTCCGGCCTAAGGACGGATGAAGCGCCAGACCGAGGGTGGCGCCGGGCGGGCGCCGGGCCGACTGGCTTGTTTCGCTTTGTGAAAAACTGTTCGTAAAAATACCGGATGTCGCGTCAAACGAATATTCCTGATT contains:
- a CDS encoding acetylserotonin O-methyltransferase; this translates as MIRTYEELLRTADAFTDSRTLIAGVELDLFTHIGKKPATAKEIARRADASPEGVEFLLNALTGMGLLAKSGERYRNTPLSRTYLDTASIQSITNFIWLAGQHWDDWIGLADAVRKGRRPKKRPPPDNPAFRKHFSKALHERSFYLAPKILRPIDLRGARTLLDLGGGAGSYAFALLVKYPELHATIFDRPAAVKVALAEAKRADLSEQVDVIGGDLFSDDYGGPYDVIFYSNVVHIYSPEENRRVLKKIKKALKPGGRLIIVEYFLDKDQAHPPDVSSFNLMMLLFTERGRCYTWQEATAWLKRAGFSRFRRTRVDGKIGILEATLKTARRKKPSPQRR
- a CDS encoding dienelactone hydrolase family protein, which produces MNRLNQAILFLLLFLSMAACIEYPNRHRETPGVRTNPIFSLQDPGPPYQAIQRTVFHQDDGYLVEEVHLGAMTVRVWQPEGDGPFPAILLLPGIWGDRIISGFAQELVKKGFICLQFSSQRYLTGLRSAAVRLDTLAELIRLQVAEAAQLVDWLSRQPSVDAKRIGLLGISLGAIVGTLLTEANGQIEAAAYLLGGGNLPEIMASPQGYVKGRIRDRIMLANGWSAEEFKREAITALKPVDPLTYAGRLDPERILMVNGRFDKVIPHSNARELWKALGQPDWIVLPAGHYTASFFDRYIRYRVARHFLEKLTPQQSLTQK
- a CDS encoding VOC family protein is translated as MSVHVYGLGHIAIEVDDLEKGIAFYQDVFNLEKLDDGEGDAFFKLGEHQFLAMFEVDEVKPDRTRHFALIVRDDKQVTEVREKVGKKYGLKLEPRFRCDFRDPFGNRIQVIDLHDESMVWLLPYQEVQKTGITFSD
- a CDS encoding outer membrane beta-barrel protein, translated to MIRNRRVWKAVIGAVLSFFLLSGPALAEEEGRKKFDLSAAFRYSLPIGEEEPGLDWSDLYEEGSVGALELSYRATRRVAVYVGGAYHLYRAKEISLETPAGTVNGRFNDQELLSVYLGVKGYLFGPALPQEAAGIDPYLRADVGFTQFNGADFNAEPIADRSRKFAFSFGVGADVLTYTNVLLFFEIKYEDHGIPDAAGESFRAMPISVGVRYLM
- a CDS encoding PilZ domain-containing protein, which produces MADDQRASKRVPFITDIDIVGVGKRRTTDLSVGGMYIEMVADFQTGAEFELRFKLADADPDEIRVRARVLYIHPGIGAGVSFLNLSAQNEEKIRKWINRGSN